CTAATTGCgagaaaaaacaagtttttgtgCTAAATTATTGAGCTTTTCGGCATGAGGCGATGAGTAAACGCTGAGTTGggagggcgtggccagcagcagctcatttgcaTAATCTTGAGGTAGCATTCCTAAatgagctcaaaataggcagaactgatcaGGTGAAATCTCAACATCTGAGAATGATTCTGTGTATTagatgtaatgaacatgttttgtacagCCCACTGATCTATTCCAGCTGGTTCAAGGAAGTATAACAGTGGACCTTTAACAACCAAACATTATTAATAACCCATGAATGGTATGAAATGTTCTGCAAGCCAGCAAATGGtggattcattttattattaccCATCTTATTTAATCATCCCCCTCCTCTGTTCAGCCATCTGTGCACCTCTGTttcaaaaagctaaatatttcatctcgacaataaaactcatttttagcaaataaaaagcaCCACTTGCTTTTGAAGATGTTGCAGAGAATTCTGTCAGCTGAGATCATCAAGTCCTTCACATTCTTTACAACAGTGACTGTGTGGagtttttcagctgctttatTCTAGCACAAACCAGTAACACCAACTGCTAATCAGCCACTGATAACTGAGAATTGAAATTGCACCAGAAACCATATGCAAATTATGCAAGAGCAAAAATGCTGTTGAGTTTATGTTGCAATATGACATCAAATCATCAGAAATATAGGTTCCTTCTACACATTGTGTCAAATGCCTGTAGTTCAATATGTTTCACAGAATCAGGAGTTTGAGTTAACAGATACAAAACAATCCCATCTAATTGACTTCATGTAAAAAAAGGGATACAAATGATTAAGAAAACAGAGCATTGTGTTCCAGTAACAACTCATGAAATCAGCTGGAAGGCTTCAGGATTAGGAGCTTCTTGAATGACCAATTAAACAACAGAAAGTGTTCCATATTAAGAACTGATTAAAGCATAATTCAGAGTTCTTATTTAATTTGGTTAAAATCACAATATATGAGCATCTATTTTAGATTACACATTTGAACATCCAACTCCAGACAGCAGGAGTCTGTGGCTCAGCAGTCATGAACCTCGCTAGAGATAGAGACTCTACACCAGTTGAGTGATCTCAAGCTGCTTTCCTGGAGAGCCAGAATCCAACTTTTAGACACGTCTCTTGTCCAACACACTGGAAGTAAACGGTAAATCTGCCTCACCAGCACGCAGTCAGGCGCTACGgagctctgctaatgagctgATATTGGAGCCAGGTATGCTAAAGCAGACAGAACTCCAGATACCGACCCTGAATTAAAAGCACCACCCTGAAGGACCGGAGTGTGGGACCACTGCTctacaaattgtgaaaaaattcataattttgattttctttattctgtaaGTGTTTAGATTCTGATGAGAAATTGCTGGTTTAACAACTTTTGAGTTTGATTTCAATGCTtggatttattcttttttatgacaaatgaccaaaataaataactgaagtACAGCGAATATGATGGTGCTTTAAGTGGTGTGCTTTAAGTGGTGTGCTTAACCAGAGGGGGTCCACTAAGTCTAATGGTTTGGGGTCCCTACAACCTAGGGTCGCTCCTGtttggaaaaagtttaaatattccATGTAAACTTCAGAATAAGATGACCAGCATCTGTACCATCCTCATCCTCTGTTTAAGCCTGTCAGCCAGCCAGAGTGCTGGCTCATCAGCCCTCTCCGTACCTGTGTGCTGCCACGGCTCGGCTGTTCAGGTACTTCTGAGCCGTCATCACACCCACGAATAGGAAACTCTTGGAGCTGGAATCCGGCTTCACGGTCGTGGAGGAGCCGTCCGCCTGCGCTGCCCAAAGGACTCCTCCATGTTCGTTCCTGAGCCCCCCGTGGAGCCCGCAGGCGGCGGTATTGACTTTGCGCTTCTGCCCGGCTCTTTTCAGTTCGGTCGCCTTGGGTAAGATGAGCCTGGAAGCCAGCGTGAAGCCGACCACCAGTCCCAGCAGAACACTAAACCATGCTCTTCGGCTTCGACCTGCCATTCCCCCAAAACTTAACCAGCTCGTCGGAAAATGCTGTCTGGTTCTAAAACAGCGGTTCTCGAAGAAAAATGTCTAGGAAATAAAACCCAGGCAGTAAAAGACGGCTGCTAAAAGCGGCTCGGTGGGGTTCCAGtggctcacacacacagtctAGGAGCAGAAAAGCGCTTTTCTTCCAGATGCCCACGTAGCATCGCAGCAGACTCCTCGAAGCCGCTACCTGAAGCTCCGAGTCCCGCCGCTGCCCGCCCCGACCAGCCAGCAACCCTCCACCGTCCGCCGCAGGGGAATCACCACCGAGCGACGCAGGTAGCGGCTTGCATTGCAGCACAGAACAGAGGATCCTGTCTGGTTCGTCCCCCGTACAATAGCTGGAATGTCTGACAATCCAGATCTCTGATCGCGAAGGATTTAACACTGGTTTGACCCAAGTGCGTTTCCGTAGAAATGTTCCGACGCAGCGTAACACGTTTTACCGGAAATCCCTTCTTAACCACCGGAGTTATGTGCAGTGGAGCTTTTAACTGTGTCGATGATTATTAAAATGTGAGCAGAACACCACAGGATTGCTTAACTCTGTGATTAATGTGCTGCTGCGGGTTCCAACTGTGACCGAAAACTATCGCTTTAATATTTAGTGCCAAcccttttattaaaatgtgattggTAGGTTAAAATTGATatatccatttttatttttacgtcGTCATTTAAGTCAggacataaaactaaaaagaataaagagtATAATAGATAATAGATACATAGATAATAGATAATATAATCTCGTGCGCCACCTAGCGGCTAAATTTATGTGAATCGCGCTTTAGTTTTGCATTGAGGGAATTGAAACAATCTTGTTTCGcatcttctgtatttttaaataatagtcCATGACTCAATGATAACacggaataaaaaataaaatatttcaaatgtttttcattgtttaacTTTGTTTGAAAGGTTCTTAACTTCTTTGTGGAAACTAACATTTGCATCAAATCCTGACTGTGAGCCATTCGTCCtgattttccttctgcttcttaAAAACTCACCACAAGTTTTAAATGTGGTTCTAATTGGGGCCACAGCTCCAAACCTCAATATTAAATTTTAaccatattttatatttataatgtGAAACAGACAAACACTTCTAGCACATTTTCCTCTGTCTCATCATAATCGGTCTTCTGGTTAAAGTAATAGccaattttttctttaagagtTTCATCTGTGCTGATGTGACACAAAAGAAGTTTGgggtaaaaaaagacaaagtgtttttttactatatgaaaaaagacaaacacaaagtgtttgtcttttttcatatAGTAAATCCCTTTAGTCAATAAAGTTCTTtgtaataaaaagttcaaatgcaTTGGATTTTTTGGGGGCGGGGGTGCTGTATTTTACCAAATTTGTCACTGCCAACATGCAGGGGGAAAGCTGTGCATTCTTTTATAcatgactttgactgggccattctaaagaggaaaggaataaaaatacacaacttAACATcagaattcaaaataaatataattccCCATGTTAGTTAAGATAAAGATGAACAGTTTGCCTGCTGGTCAAACCCAGCTTTCCCAGCGACTGTCTTCAATCAATGGAGTTGGGCAGAGAAACAGACAAAGATTTCTtacactttaatttgtttagaaTCACACAGTCAGACAGAATGTAAATAATATCTACTAGATACAACTGCTGCTATGATTTTTCCTCAAATCTTTCAGAAATACACAACAACCATAAAAAAGCACCCTGACTGGGACAGATCAGCCGGACCTTCTGGTTAGAGACCATTTCAAGGAACGGCTTCATGTCAAGCCACCAATGACACCAAGAACTGAATCCATGATCTGCTGTCATCTTAACCAAAGACCTaccaaggaaagaaaaagtctAGTACACCCATTAAAATGCACTCTTATAATGTTCCTTCTGAAATaagtaaagctgcagtatgtaacttttaccaaaaaaaaagaaaaaatatttgttgaaactgtcactatttcATGACTGTATGATATGAGACAGatgttatgtgaaaaaaaagaccTGATCTCCCAGTGCAAACTAgatacaaccaatcagagccaggaacaATATTTGTGCTATCAATCACAATTTTGTGTGGCGCTACCCACCCTCCTTTCCCCCTCCTTGCTTTCTAttatgctgcagctagcatagcatgTTGTAAATGCTCATGTTAGCATGGTCACAGATGACGGCAGATAAAGGGTTTTCCGGTAACAGTTTAGTTGTTTCTTCGCCACAAGGACATTTAGTAGCGATTACATGAAGGATGACTGACAGCACTGAGACCCTCCTCtggactctgattggttgtctttAGTTTGGAgtgatgcatttcttcagatgatGATAATAGCTCAGGGAAGAGATTAAGGAGTTCAAGCTTTACACAATTAATCTGTCACAAACTACTcaacacaaacataattttagcaAATTTGTAAAGACATATATTAtataaaagttatatactgcaggtGTAAAGCTTATGTACTATGTTAAAAAATTTTGACCCAAAGGAAGAAGGAATTGTGATAATTGGAACATATTTACTGcaagacaaatgtaaaaatacaaatattatttgtatttttcttatatttttgaTCGTGCAGTGAACTCATGTTGATGATTATGTTTCTCAACAATCTCTAGTGTAATTTTCTAAATGGGTGTACCAACTTCTCCAGTACTGATGTTTAAGCAGTGATCTGAAAGCAGGAGCTCTGTTTCATTGCCAGCTTGGTCCCAGCAGTCAGGGTGCAGGTCAGTCTGGAGGCGGTCAGAGCACCTCCACCCTTTAACCTCATCCACCTGCTGAGGGCCCCCTCCTCCCTGGCCTCCAGGTGCAGGACCCTCCTTGTCCCATCAGGGGATTGTAGTCTGAAACACAgaggcaaaaaataataattttgagtttattttacaGATACAGAGGTGAAATTAGTATTTATATCCATCAATCAGGCTGAGTAGAAACAAAGTTCACTGGACTTCAGCTGTAGCTTCTCTCTCTACACACTTAGTGCTTCTAGAGATTCAGCACCAAAGTCTAGCTACTGAGTCGGGTTCAGGCGTGGATTCTGGACCGAGTTCAGATGGACTGTCACATCTCAATATGTCTGAGCTCTGGGAGATGTTAAAacttattgttattgttattaataacaatctttattgtcattattgCATAGTTCTATAATGACAACAAagattgttattgttattattattgttaggATGTTTCTGTAGAACTTAACCCAGCTTTAAACCAAACCAGAACCTCCTCCCTGACCTGCTGCTGGGTTCCTAGGTCTCCATGGTGATGGCTGTTCTCTAAGGAACCTCTGAGGTCAGGGAACAGGAACATCTGGATgtaccttaccaagctccgcccacaaccgacccacgtgaccgcaagtctcacaagcaaagcctcgtagcgcattgtttctatgtaaacatgactccattagtgcataatttctaccggattttcacaatatatcagctactacaatggacagaggaaataacaagttcatgtcatcatctgggaggaggttactggtttctcagtcacaagctggttgcaaacctgaggccagcaggtgtcagtcggtcagttatggtagatctgaaatttggtttgatgacctcaatatgagaagctacagactgttaAGAGGAACCAAAtagctctgttacggtaaagaagtcatttgtttgttaaaattttatgaaatctatttgttctatttgatgtttgttatgaatgatgtataatcataaacaaacagggtaattagtccaacgtttagaaactacagcggctgtaatgagccacagcaaatgtaaacaaaggtaaaataacccgaacaggtgatcaactcaaaaccattcgtacctttttagtctgtctctctttgtagtttaagcacacttgttaccatATCAActgcctgcgccccgcaagacgagcaaagattacgttaaaaacataacatccagtccgttacgatatcaagtttccaggcttgatatttatttctggattattaatcagcgcttccctgaacacagcgatggttgatttactagctgtacttggtgctagagaggctaacacgagtaacaatttagtccaaagccttttctgctaaaataaaaatctttagtgtgtgtcagatacagtacacgttgcatattgatctgtttagctaacgttagactgtgtagcagacaggcttcaaggtgtagaaatTGTATTAGAACTgttattatgctgtacttagctaacgggaagctagtgtttgtgagactgccacccacgtgaccacgtagaaagagcatcagccaatgaaaagcggcccctctggtaaagTCCATTCATACTGAGACTAAAATTTATTGGTTTACAATTAGCTGACTGCATTTAATTGAGCTAACTTGTTTTGAGGGTATTTGAGTAAAGGGGGCACACTTTTAAACTAtcatttgtaaattaattttattaccaTTGATCATTTTCCATTCCTGTTTGGGAAGAAACTGGCTCacacacaaaatacacacacaaacacaaaatactgtaGCAATGTAATCCTTGGCAGTTCAGTGCGGTTTAAACATCCTTTGCTTACATATTCTAAACCTAATAATCCATGCTGTGGTGTTGTTGCAGCACACACAGCCTGACAGTGAATCCTGCAGGCGGTGAAGTTCTTACCGTTGGAGCGTAGCGGCTTCTTATCCGTCTTTGGTTTGagcccagctgctgctgcactcGCGTCCTCCGTGTTCTGCAGGAATCACACACAGTGAAACCACAGCGACATGAATGAAGCTGGAATACAATTCCAGCATTTACTGCTCACTTGTTCTCTCACAGCAGAAAGCAGGGTTCCTGACCTCAATCATTAGCCTAATATTCTGTCCTGAGATGAGACAAGGTCAGCTCACCTCAGATAGCTTGTGTCCTTTGGAGCTCTTCCCCTGCTTCATGCTCTCCCATTCCTCAATCTTCTgccttctcttctcttcttcttgctGTTGTTAAAAAACAGTGAGTAAAAGTCTACCCCAGTTCAGGTGGCCCACCATGCAGCCCCCACTACACctgtctctgcttctccttaaaagcagcagctttggCGTCCAGCTCTGCCTGCATCCTCCGCCGAGCTGCCTCCATGGCCTCCTGTCTCTTTGTTACTAGAGATGCATCTTCaggaataaaaaaggaaaatcatgtTTGCGACAAATTCACTTCATAAATTTTACTGACATGCCAGATAAAGAGTTGGAGTCAC
This genomic interval from Gambusia affinis linkage group LG02, SWU_Gaff_1.0, whole genome shotgun sequence contains the following:
- the selenos gene encoding selenoprotein S → MDDDVEILDVDDDNSPRQVPLKNQDLSQLSFTVGEFLSLYGWYLLAVTVTVLLVIQHLRKRRTGQSRQDSVPQNLQDASLVTKRQEAMEAARRRMQAELDAKAAAFKEKQRQQEEEKRRQKIEEWESMKQGKSSKGHKLSENTEDASAAAAGLKPKTDKKPLRSNDYNPLMGQGGSCTWRPGRRGPSAGG